One Helianthus annuus cultivar XRQ/B chromosome 7, HanXRQr2.0-SUNRISE, whole genome shotgun sequence genomic region harbors:
- the LOC110869284 gene encoding 25.3 kDa vesicle transport protein: MVKLTIVGRVHDGLPLSQGPVYDEDDIVYKKHAEFLLHEISMDALPPSTTTIFLHNHCFNYMVRNGVCFITLCDVSYPRKLAFHYLQDLQKEFDKVDPTRNGHVRGVGRVLKSALGHRNGHVRGVGRVVKNVTHEISTSYPPPRQQ, encoded by the exons ATGGTGAAGCTAACAATAGTTGGAAGGGTGCATGATGGGTTACCCCTTTCACAAGGACCCGTTTACGATGAAGACgacatcgtttacaagaaacaTGCCGAGTTTTTGCTTCATGAAATATCCATGGATGCCTTGCCaccttccaccaccaccatcttcctcCATAACCATTGCTTCAA CTATATGGTGAGAAATGGTGTTTGTTTCATCACATTATGTGATGTTTCATACCCAAGGAAGCTTGCATTCCACTACCTTCAAGATTTGCAAAAGGAATTTGACAAGGTTGATCCGACAAGAAATGGGCACGTACGCGGTGTTGGTCGTGTACTCAAAAGTGCCTTGGGTCATAGGAATGGGCACGTACGCGGTGTTGGTCGTGTTGTTAAAAATGTCACCCACGAAATATCGACCTCATACCCCCCGCCACGACAACAATAA